From a region of the Chitinispirillales bacterium ANBcel5 genome:
- a CDS encoding carbohydrate binding domain-containing protein produces MHRLPVILIICAAFVSSVFSEEQVVDSVGNVLSDFSFEEGGTNWNFFGSEIGDVARSGNAGLTVINEVRNWSGADQLIALPEGAANITVSGWIKTEDVVQGRENWENARISIEYRDAEGNLVGGYPAAVAQVTGTTDWTHYTRSYRVMPAARVLQVQCALGNATGAAYFDDITVTIRDSEGNLLEQGALTGVMDKGDWYALDINNTASGSHFVDWSGLLHTPAGKHGFLTVKDGKFYFEDGTPARFWGTNLVAADVFASDEEIDSLVSRLSKMGANLLRLHHMDAPWSVPNIFGNVEGTRELCPGSMRQLDYLIHRCKEEGIYIFLDLLVHREFTEADGVEHTPPDLGGKQIGFFSEKIIELQKEFNEQLLNHVNEFTEVAYKDEPAIVASALINESTIFGAFSGDILTPPYRQELQDLWAESEFGDKTLATFDLDWQNDRPRLRLEFADADIEESIQFLSSVEKGYFRTLSDHLRDLGVKYPLAGSNMPLPLLAMLRNNAVLDFMASNDYWDHPEVWKINDDWDNILFAPFHNRSQFRNPNASAIQNKSYYRVKDLPFVITEWNHCYPNEYVLEGVPLMAAYSALQGWDAVLQFDFNLHTLGRDRIRNYTLSVQPEDVAQWVMAAPLFLRGDVQTAPGMIVEGITQEQLDDIPNYSNMLEFNYHLPFITRVAKSFDGQSEGDIDDYAQFFSRDSGIIRSETGELLLNSQTGYLKIDAPRVQGVSGFISDINFDFPLFSSEIENKHASIFAVSADGEDLTESKHFYLVVTGPAKMSGQVYDPTRNLLKDPGEGEVLVQVIEGNVTFNEVADGRVTVYPLALDGSRGRRMRLRRSRGTAGVLRLNRGRTLVYEVVIN; encoded by the coding sequence ATGCACAGGTTGCCTGTGATACTTATCATTTGCGCCGCCTTTGTCTCTTCTGTATTCAGTGAGGAGCAGGTGGTCGACAGTGTCGGAAACGTATTAAGTGATTTCAGTTTCGAAGAGGGGGGGACTAACTGGAACTTCTTTGGAAGTGAAATAGGTGATGTTGCCCGTAGTGGAAACGCAGGGCTTACCGTTATAAATGAAGTTCGTAACTGGAGTGGCGCTGATCAGCTAATTGCTCTGCCTGAAGGAGCCGCCAACATAACGGTATCAGGTTGGATAAAAACCGAGGATGTGGTTCAGGGGCGTGAGAATTGGGAAAATGCACGCATCTCTATAGAATACAGGGATGCTGAGGGTAATCTTGTTGGAGGGTACCCGGCTGCAGTTGCCCAGGTTACCGGCACAACCGACTGGACCCACTACACACGCTCATACCGGGTGATGCCTGCTGCACGTGTACTGCAGGTTCAGTGTGCTTTGGGAAATGCCACCGGTGCTGCCTATTTTGATGACATTACTGTAACAATCCGTGACAGTGAAGGGAATCTGCTTGAACAGGGAGCATTAACCGGTGTTATGGATAAGGGGGACTGGTATGCACTTGATATTAACAATACTGCTTCGGGAAGCCACTTTGTTGATTGGTCCGGTTTGCTTCATACCCCGGCAGGAAAGCATGGTTTTTTAACGGTTAAGGATGGAAAATTCTACTTTGAAGACGGTACACCAGCGCGCTTCTGGGGTACTAACCTTGTAGCTGCAGATGTATTTGCCAGTGATGAAGAGATCGATTCGTTGGTATCACGGCTTTCTAAGATGGGTGCTAACCTGCTCAGGCTTCATCATATGGATGCACCTTGGTCTGTTCCCAATATCTTTGGTAATGTCGAGGGGACACGTGAACTCTGCCCCGGATCGATGCGTCAGCTCGACTATCTGATCCATCGCTGCAAAGAGGAGGGGATCTATATCTTCCTGGATCTGCTGGTGCACAGGGAATTCACTGAAGCTGATGGGGTTGAGCATACGCCACCTGATCTTGGTGGAAAACAGATTGGGTTCTTTTCAGAAAAAATCATTGAACTGCAAAAGGAGTTTAATGAACAGCTGCTAAACCATGTCAATGAGTTTACCGAAGTAGCCTATAAAGATGAACCAGCTATAGTTGCCTCAGCACTTATAAATGAGTCCACTATCTTTGGTGCCTTCTCGGGTGATATTCTTACACCACCGTATCGTCAGGAACTCCAGGACCTCTGGGCAGAATCGGAGTTTGGTGATAAAACCCTTGCTACATTTGATCTTGACTGGCAAAATGATCGTCCAAGACTCAGGCTCGAATTCGCAGACGCCGATATCGAAGAGAGTATACAGTTTCTCTCTTCTGTGGAAAAAGGATATTTTAGAACTTTAAGTGATCACCTTCGTGATCTTGGTGTAAAGTATCCGCTTGCAGGCAGCAACATGCCTTTGCCTCTTTTGGCAATGCTTAGAAACAATGCTGTGCTGGATTTTATGGCTTCAAATGATTACTGGGACCATCCTGAAGTGTGGAAAATCAATGATGATTGGGATAATATTCTCTTCGCACCATTTCACAACCGCTCTCAGTTCAGAAATCCAAACGCCAGTGCCATACAGAACAAATCCTATTACAGGGTAAAGGACTTACCGTTTGTAATAACAGAGTGGAATCACTGCTATCCAAACGAGTATGTGCTTGAGGGAGTACCACTTATGGCCGCTTATTCGGCTCTTCAGGGGTGGGACGCTGTGCTGCAGTTTGATTTTAACCTTCATACCCTTGGGCGGGACCGTATCAGAAACTATACACTCTCTGTACAGCCCGAGGATGTCGCTCAGTGGGTGATGGCCGCACCGCTCTTTTTGCGCGGAGATGTTCAGACCGCACCCGGAATGATAGTGGAAGGAATCACCCAGGAGCAGTTGGATGATATCCCCAACTACTCAAATATGCTTGAATTCAATTATCACCTGCCGTTTATAACAAGAGTGGCAAAGAGTTTTGATGGTCAGTCAGAGGGTGATATCGATGATTACGCTCAGTTCTTTTCACGGGACAGCGGTATCATTCGAAGTGAAACCGGTGAGCTTCTTTTAAACAGCCAAACTGGTTATCTTAAAATTGATGCGCCAAGAGTACAGGGAGTATCTGGGTTTATAAGTGATATAAATTTCGATTTCCCACTCTTTTCAAGCGAAATAGAGAACAAGCATGCGTCAATTTTCGCCGTATCCGCGGATGGTGAAGACCTGACCGAATCCAAACACTTTTATCTGGTGGTAACCGGACCGGCAAAGATGAGTGGTCAGGTTTACGATCCTACACGCAACCTGCTTAAAGACCCGGGAGAGGGTGAAGTGTTGGTTCAGGTAATTGAGGGAAATGTTACTTTCAATGAAGTTGCAGATGGAAGAGTTACTGTTTACCCGCTCGCTCTTGATGGATCACGGGGCAGACGTATGAGACTTAGAAGATCAAGAGGTACTGCTGGAGTTCTAAGGCTTAACAGAGGCAGAACTCTGGTGTATGAAGTTGTTATCAACTAA
- a CDS encoding ATP-binding protein, producing the protein MYRFVKSKGSGLGVSIAKEIISAHGGTIRVESTVGEGETFYFTVPVCGEEGNKLDKKKLSNTDLLRKPLVNLMPITNQNYLRTTLPENALLCVLTSAKGKVGRVHKKKRSPVSTGLLLTNIAILFCYCKKFN; encoded by the coding sequence GTGTACAGGTTCGTCAAAAGCAAAGGAAGTGGTCTGGGGGTTTCTATCGCAAAAGAGATTATTAGTGCTCATGGCGGGACAATCCGGGTAGAGAGCACTGTAGGTGAAGGAGAAACTTTTTACTTTACTGTGCCGGTGTGCGGGGAGGAAGGGAATAAGCTTGATAAAAAAAAGCTTTCTAACACCGATCTGCTTAGAAAGCCTTTAGTGAATCTTATGCCGATAACAAATCAGAACTATCTCAGGACCACTCTTCCGGAGAATGCTTTGCTTTGCGTTCTTACCTCAGCTAAGGGGAAGGTGGGAAGGGTACACAAAAAAAAGAGAAGCCCGGTTAGTACCGGGCTCCTCTTAACAAACATCGCTATTTTGTTTTGTTACTGCAAAAAGTTTAATTAA
- a CDS encoding fibronectin type III domain-containing protein has product MPGTHHFRITWNRVKNAQRYLLERDFNRVYYGEDTTFIDKDFFPRNLYPDDTERVAEYRVIAIGKNEQQNLAQYADAMYEKPKPPEEVEVDTISEDLRISWKGTVDLNAPYNYYIVSVREHYEEGGASPWQTIDEVSDSSNYEYRTSRFFYDYSSVEYGTDYGFKVNAVRYGVQGNSEYSTGSLGNLPPIRDFSFAETRPYEATISWECEVQRASPSYRVYATQSKPTNPFEAISDDLMHNREWKIEYMLPGVPYYITIETALWNVAPTFSDTFMVHWGDLIETPPKTPDTVNARALGMGDVMQVFWNLVPGATEYMVYRADRLTDTYEPVSGWIKPSYPLTRGGFRFSDGTEFGFFDDGVTYRDIYFYRVKARNQYGESELGNYGYGAIWNNSWSVPEPVTPVAAVDSISGGIRLSWNDPGNVVAFNVLRGETNNIHHANTIADSITTISFEDRPATDSDTLYYWIECIGYYENTTSKEPVEFVFHDSELPTASIYITVADSCANKELENAEVIFECLNKTTFTDSTGFTMIEDIPVNSPDSQLSCNITVKKNGYREHSSSVTLKGGFATGQTIRLLPNDGCIADTLMTLELVNPSASEGLNINLYLLVPSENDEYEPMKVGFMIGDLFTYPFAELEWMQEIIHISRFVEGTYKIFAEIGYDPGQVFERTNAQVIITDLVNEEELNIYSENADGDGSYWYLGTITDGTIDLINELRETEP; this is encoded by the coding sequence GTGCCCGGCACACACCACTTCAGGATTACATGGAACAGGGTCAAAAATGCCCAGCGATACCTGCTCGAGCGTGATTTTAATAGGGTCTATTATGGTGAAGACACCACTTTCATTGACAAAGATTTTTTCCCCAGAAACTTATACCCCGATGATACTGAACGTGTTGCGGAATACCGAGTCATAGCAATAGGTAAAAATGAACAGCAGAATCTTGCGCAATACGCCGATGCAATGTATGAAAAGCCCAAACCACCCGAAGAGGTTGAAGTTGATACTATTTCAGAGGATCTACGTATAAGCTGGAAAGGCACAGTAGATCTCAATGCTCCATACAATTATTATATTGTTTCGGTTAGAGAACACTATGAGGAGGGCGGCGCTTCCCCCTGGCAAACCATTGACGAAGTATCTGACAGTAGCAACTATGAATATCGAACCTCACGGTTTTTTTATGATTATAGCAGCGTCGAATATGGTACAGATTATGGATTTAAAGTAAACGCTGTTCGCTATGGAGTTCAGGGTAACTCAGAATATAGCACTGGATCATTAGGTAACTTACCACCTATCCGCGATTTTTCATTCGCAGAGACACGCCCTTATGAAGCCACAATTTCCTGGGAATGTGAAGTACAAAGAGCCAGCCCATCTTATAGGGTTTATGCTACCCAATCCAAACCTACCAATCCATTTGAAGCAATCAGTGATGATCTCATGCACAACAGGGAGTGGAAAATTGAATATATGCTTCCCGGAGTGCCCTATTATATCACCATAGAAACAGCTCTTTGGAATGTGGCACCCACTTTCAGTGATACTTTTATGGTACACTGGGGCGATCTTATTGAAACACCCCCCAAAACACCAGACACGGTTAATGCACGAGCCCTTGGTATGGGTGATGTGATGCAGGTATTTTGGAACCTTGTTCCGGGAGCAACAGAGTACATGGTATACAGGGCTGATCGTCTTACCGACACCTATGAACCTGTCTCTGGCTGGATAAAACCCTCATATCCATTAACACGCGGTGGGTTTAGGTTCAGTGATGGAACAGAATTTGGTTTTTTTGATGATGGTGTTACTTACCGGGACATCTACTTTTACAGGGTTAAAGCGAGAAACCAGTATGGGGAAAGTGAGCTGGGAAATTACGGCTATGGCGCCATATGGAACAATTCCTGGAGTGTGCCAGAACCTGTTACCCCTGTTGCTGCTGTTGATTCCATTTCCGGGGGGATTAGACTCTCCTGGAATGATCCGGGTAATGTTGTTGCCTTCAACGTACTAAGAGGTGAAACAAACAACATTCATCATGCGAATACAATTGCAGACTCCATTACCACAATCAGTTTTGAAGACAGGCCAGCTACCGATTCCGATACGTTATATTACTGGATTGAATGTATCGGCTACTATGAAAACACCACATCCAAAGAACCTGTAGAATTTGTGTTTCATGACAGCGAATTACCCACTGCCTCTATTTATATAACTGTAGCAGATAGCTGTGCAAACAAAGAATTAGAAAACGCTGAGGTGATCTTTGAGTGCCTGAATAAAACCACATTCACTGACTCTACAGGCTTTACTATGATTGAAGACATTCCGGTCAACTCACCCGATTCTCAGCTTTCGTGTAATATTACTGTAAAGAAGAATGGGTACCGCGAACATTCTTCATCGGTAACATTGAAAGGTGGTTTTGCCACAGGTCAGACGATACGCCTTCTTCCAAATGATGGCTGCATAGCAGACACTCTTATGACACTGGAGCTGGTAAATCCTTCTGCATCGGAAGGATTAAATATTAATCTTTACTTATTGGTTCCATCCGAAAACGATGAATATGAACCGATGAAAGTCGGTTTTATGATTGGTGACCTTTTCACTTATCCCTTTGCTGAACTTGAATGGATGCAGGAAATAATCCACATCAGCCGTTTTGTTGAAGGAACATACAAGATATTTGCAGAGATCGGATATGATCCGGGACAAGTGTTCGAAAGGACTAATGCTCAAGTGATCATCACCGATTTAGTTAATGAAGAGGAGCTAAACATTTACTCCGAGAATGCAGACGGTGACGGATCTTACTGGTACCTGGGTACCATAACAGACGGGACCATTGATTTAATTAATGAACTCAGAGAAACAGAACCTTGA
- a CDS encoding ATP-binding protein: MRYSDSYNKDFYGDALIGFHQFGPDRKILSINDYELTLTGYSREEVVGKKSWADLIIPQHRERFEKHWAGISNGEDIHNFEYTLVRKDGSFVDVMLNATANFDTDGTLLNTQGIVVDISSRKQYERELSEKEESARQLSSALKVKKRRQQLAISILEELNGFNCDESDLILKILDQIQSVGEYETASIRLRNNSDDGELFTTISKDARISSRCLSGSSACNSSCGKLTAAKELFEYPRTVWVNSKEDAVNSDYSVYSMIFCCQNQGFNSIALIPLWVAGEPFGFLQIADTRQGKFNAEAISFLEGMVSSIGIALSRIRNRAQLAESNRMLSDKNRQLDTLIEKLHAANEQKTEFLSMVAHEVRNPLAGIIGFAQTLRSSGENISDSEREKFLAVIESEGRRMTSLIEELLDVTKIENGIIKMEHACFNLKAIVDEAAETVRVGNNSVISIVNRAGESFVHGDKNRIKQVLLNLLVNAAKHGGDGKEITVSVEEDDGYLKVGIKDQGPGISGENLSRVFNKFFQIKGSSSAKSKGSGLGLSIAKEIVSAHGGTIRVESSVGEGATFNFTVPVCGEEVEKREESPSL; this comes from the coding sequence ATGCGTTACTCAGACAGTTACAACAAAGATTTTTACGGAGACGCTCTTATTGGTTTTCATCAGTTTGGTCCGGACCGAAAAATCCTCTCTATAAACGATTATGAGCTTACACTAACCGGTTACAGCAGAGAGGAAGTGGTGGGCAAGAAAAGCTGGGCTGATCTTATTATTCCTCAGCACCGTGAGCGCTTCGAGAAGCACTGGGCAGGTATTAGTAATGGAGAGGATATTCACAATTTTGAATACACTCTGGTTCGAAAAGATGGTTCCTTTGTTGATGTAATGCTTAATGCCACAGCTAACTTTGATACTGATGGAACGTTACTAAACACCCAGGGAATAGTTGTGGATATAAGTTCCCGTAAACAATACGAAAGAGAGCTTTCCGAAAAAGAGGAAAGTGCCCGTCAACTTAGTAGTGCCCTTAAGGTTAAGAAAAGACGGCAGCAGCTTGCAATCAGTATTCTTGAAGAATTGAACGGGTTTAACTGTGATGAAAGTGATCTGATACTGAAGATTTTGGATCAGATTCAATCTGTGGGTGAATATGAAACCGCGTCCATACGCTTGCGCAACAATTCAGATGATGGGGAGCTTTTTACCACCATCTCAAAAGACGCAAGGATCTCTTCAAGATGCCTTTCAGGAAGCTCCGCGTGTAACTCATCATGCGGCAAACTAACCGCGGCTAAAGAGCTTTTTGAATATCCCAGAACGGTTTGGGTTAACAGTAAGGAAGATGCTGTAAACAGTGACTACTCAGTTTACTCTATGATTTTCTGTTGTCAGAATCAGGGGTTTAATTCCATTGCTCTCATTCCTCTGTGGGTAGCAGGAGAGCCCTTTGGGTTTTTACAGATTGCCGATACCAGGCAGGGAAAATTTAACGCGGAAGCCATATCGTTTCTGGAAGGTATGGTTTCCAGTATTGGCATTGCCTTGTCACGTATCAGAAACAGGGCGCAGCTTGCGGAGAGTAACCGCATGTTGAGTGACAAAAATCGTCAACTCGATACCCTTATAGAAAAGCTTCATGCCGCAAATGAACAGAAGACAGAATTTTTATCGATGGTTGCACATGAAGTGCGCAATCCATTGGCGGGAATAATTGGTTTTGCACAAACGCTGCGCTCTTCGGGGGAGAATATCAGTGATTCAGAGAGGGAAAAGTTTTTGGCAGTGATAGAGAGCGAGGGGCGCCGGATGACATCGCTGATCGAAGAGTTGCTTGATGTGACGAAGATTGAAAATGGAATCATAAAGATGGAGCATGCCTGCTTTAACCTTAAAGCTATTGTAGATGAAGCCGCGGAAACAGTGAGGGTTGGTAACAATAGCGTAATCAGTATTGTAAACAGGGCAGGGGAGAGTTTTGTTCATGGTGATAAAAACAGAATAAAACAGGTGCTCCTAAACCTCCTGGTCAACGCCGCAAAGCATGGTGGTGATGGTAAAGAGATTACTGTTTCGGTGGAAGAAGATGATGGCTACTTAAAGGTAGGGATTAAAGATCAGGGACCGGGTATCTCTGGTGAGAATTTATCGAGAGTGTTCAACAAGTTTTTTCAGATAAAGGGTTCATCATCGGCAAAGAGCAAAGGAAGTGGTCTGGGGCTTTCCATCGCAAAAGAGATCGTTAGTGCTCATGGAGGCACAATCCGGGTAGAGAGTTCTGTAGGTGAAGGAGCTACTTTTAATTTTACTGTGCCGGTGTGCGGGGAGGAAGTAGAAAAGAGGGAAGAGAGTCCTTCCCTCTAA
- a CDS encoding VTT domain-containing protein has translation MTLDIKTVPALARQALLITYDSGFTVIQRITLLNKINGKRYIVGAVALLIVLFSVVIMLDAAYSTPSSGEGLRLLSPYTWIVIAISLGVFCLKGATMVIPIWFIYVGLGATFQPITAVSVGFVGLVLELAVGYYVGKRLGQKRVMPIIQKSRHGMRIHGYALKNGFFSSFLARFVPGPPIDSISMLFGAVGASFTPYLLGSLLVLVPRMMLIVLLGNVALRPLQTPYLVPALIVIAVIVVIYTIIRFQKSAKKNILPYEKE, from the coding sequence ATGACTCTTGATATAAAAACAGTACCTGCACTTGCAAGACAGGCACTGCTGATTACCTATGATTCGGGTTTCACTGTAATTCAGAGAATAACGCTTTTGAATAAAATAAACGGAAAACGATATATTGTTGGAGCAGTCGCATTATTAATTGTTCTGTTTTCAGTGGTTATAATGCTGGATGCAGCCTACAGCACCCCTTCATCGGGTGAAGGGCTGAGGCTTTTAAGTCCCTACACCTGGATTGTTATTGCCATTAGCCTGGGAGTTTTTTGTTTGAAGGGCGCCACGATGGTGATCCCAATTTGGTTTATCTATGTGGGATTGGGGGCGACGTTTCAGCCAATTACTGCTGTATCGGTTGGTTTTGTGGGGCTTGTTCTGGAGTTGGCGGTCGGGTACTATGTAGGCAAACGATTGGGCCAGAAACGGGTGATGCCTATTATTCAAAAAAGCCGCCATGGGATGAGGATACATGGGTATGCGCTAAAAAACGGGTTTTTCAGCAGTTTTCTTGCCCGTTTCGTTCCGGGGCCACCAATCGATTCCATAAGTATGTTGTTTGGTGCCGTAGGCGCCTCGTTTACGCCTTATCTTCTGGGTTCACTGCTGGTGCTGGTTCCCAGGATGATGCTTATTGTGTTGCTGGGAAATGTGGCGCTAAGACCCCTTCAAACTCCCTACCTTGTGCCTGCGCTTATTGTCATCGCGGTGATAGTAGTTATTTATACTATAATAAGATTTCAGAAATCTGCTAAGAAAAATATTTTACCCTATGAAAAAGAATGA
- the cls gene encoding cardiolipin synthase gives MKKNDKNHSGLLRIALVVVAVLLQLFMVGMLSLYLRQNYLLIFLVFELLAITEVIYILSRNHYSAFSTSWIVIFLVSPVFGYILYLLWGNTRIKFKKAKMVRAIVMEQLKMFHHDEDARVSLFFKFPQRRRMVRFLEYEGFPLYNNTKSEYYSTGEELFDAMLEDLKKAQKFIFMSYFIISQGELWQSILDILKQKAASGVVVRVMFDDLGSILTVSKDFIKELNSYGIDAVAFNPVHKYLSILYLNYRNHQKITVIDGSVAYTGGVNLADEYANITEKLGYWKDNGIRLEGDAVYSMTIIFLQMWKAQTGQKEEYLKYKSDSIVKGDGFYQPFSDGPVNDPHNPAKDMYHQIIAAAKDYVYIMTPYLVIDDSLLTQLCAASHSGVDVRIITPKRWDKWYVHVVTRSNYSKLMDAGVSIYEYTPGFIHAKTILCDDDIAIVGTINMDYRSFYLHFENGVWLCGVPALRDIKKDIMHTVACSEKITARQWKQRSLKEKAVQVPLRLLGPLL, from the coding sequence ATGAAAAAGAATGACAAAAACCACAGTGGATTGTTGAGGATCGCATTGGTAGTAGTGGCGGTTCTGCTGCAGCTTTTTATGGTGGGCATGCTTTCCCTGTATCTTAGACAAAACTACCTCCTTATCTTTTTAGTGTTTGAATTGCTGGCAATAACCGAAGTAATTTACATACTAAGTAGAAATCATTACTCCGCGTTTTCAACCTCCTGGATAGTGATATTCCTTGTTTCTCCGGTTTTTGGGTATATACTCTATCTTCTCTGGGGTAATACCCGCATTAAGTTTAAAAAGGCAAAAATGGTACGCGCTATAGTAATGGAACAGCTTAAGATGTTTCATCACGATGAAGACGCGAGGGTTTCTCTGTTTTTTAAATTCCCTCAGCGCCGCCGCATGGTGAGATTTCTCGAGTATGAGGGATTTCCGCTGTATAATAACACCAAAAGCGAATACTACAGCACCGGAGAAGAGCTCTTTGATGCCATGCTTGAGGATCTCAAAAAAGCTCAGAAATTTATATTTATGTCCTACTTCATTATTAGCCAGGGAGAGCTTTGGCAATCGATTCTTGATATCCTAAAACAAAAGGCCGCAAGTGGTGTGGTTGTACGCGTAATGTTTGATGATCTTGGCAGTATTTTGACTGTATCAAAGGATTTTATTAAAGAGCTTAACAGTTATGGTATAGATGCCGTCGCGTTCAATCCGGTTCACAAATACCTCTCCATTCTCTATCTTAACTACAGAAACCACCAGAAAATAACTGTTATTGATGGTTCAGTCGCTTACACCGGTGGAGTAAACCTGGCAGATGAATATGCTAATATTACTGAAAAACTGGGTTACTGGAAAGACAATGGTATCAGACTTGAAGGCGACGCGGTGTATAGCATGACAATTATCTTTTTGCAGATGTGGAAAGCGCAAACAGGCCAAAAAGAGGAGTACCTTAAATACAAATCTGATAGTATTGTAAAGGGAGATGGGTTTTATCAGCCATTTAGTGACGGACCGGTTAATGATCCTCATAACCCGGCTAAAGACATGTATCACCAGATCATAGCTGCTGCTAAGGATTATGTCTACATAATGACTCCCTACCTTGTAATAGATGATTCTTTGTTAACCCAGCTGTGCGCAGCGTCTCACAGTGGGGTGGATGTAAGAATCATTACACCGAAACGGTGGGATAAATGGTATGTACATGTTGTCACCAGGTCTAATTACAGTAAATTGATGGATGCAGGGGTTTCTATTTACGAGTACACGCCAGGTTTCATCCATGCTAAAACCATTCTCTGCGACGATGACATCGCCATTGTCGGAACTATAAATATGGATTACAGAAGTTTTTATCTACACTTTGAAAACGGTGTATGGTTGTGCGGGGTACCAGCACTCAGGGATATTAAAAAGGATATCATGCATACTGTTGCATGTAGTGAAAAAATTACTGCCCGGCAGTGGAAACAACGTAGCCTGAAAGAGAAGGCGGTACAGGTACCATTGAGATTACTGGGACCTTTGCTTTAG